Proteins encoded together in one Salmo salar chromosome ssa08, Ssal_v3.1, whole genome shotgun sequence window:
- the dctpp1 gene encoding dCTP pyrophosphatase 1 — protein MAMNGDGVHGLDRETVAPSEAKHTNGTPSKSKIACENGEADTHAAKQNGTKRRTPTDTFSFTAEPTIEDIRRMQAEFTDERDWNQFHQPRNLLLAMVGEVGEVSELFQWRGEVTEGLPGWTDSEREHLAHELSDVLIYLVELAEKCHIDLPQAVLCKMALNRLKYPVSKVHGSSKKYTEYKD, from the coding sequence ATGGCAATGAACGGCGATGGAGTGCATGGACTGGACAGAGAGACGGTGGCCCCATCTGAAGCTAAACACACCAATGGCACTCCTAGCAAGTCAAAAATAGCTTGTGAAAACGGCGAGGCAGACACCCACGCTGCCAAACAAAATGGAACTAAGAGAAGAACCCCAACTGATACGTTCTCTTTCACTGCCGAACCTACCATCGAAGACATACGACGGATGCAAGCGGAATTTACTGACGAGCGAGACTGGAACCAGTTCCACCAACCCCGCAACCTCCTGCTAGCTATGGTCGGAGAAGTGGGCGAGGTATCGGAGCTGTTCCAGTGGCGTGGCGAGGTGACCGAAGGACTTCCCGGCTGGACCGACTCCGAGCGCGAGCACCTGGCACATGAACTCAGCGACGTCCTCATCTACCTAGTTGAGCTGGCCGAGAAATGTCATATCGATTTACCCCAAGCAGTGCTGTGCAAAATGGCCCTAAATAGGCTGAAGTACCCTGTCAGCAAGGTGCATGGCTCGTCTAAGAAGTACACTGAATACAAGGACTGA